From uncultured Desulfobacter sp.:
CCATAAATCTATCCATTACAATGCCATGAGCAGAAAAGAAAAGGGCCTGCAAAGTCTTTTGCAGTATGCGGTGATGGCAGATAATGGGATTATCCTTTGTAAAAACGGTTCGTTCCTGGTGGGCTATGAAATAACCACCAGGGACACGGCCAGTTCAACCGATGCTGATCTTGAAACCTTCTCAAGTTCTATATCCGCATCTTTAAAAAATTTAGGCGATGGTTTCACCCTGCATTTTGACTGTATACGGAGTCCGGAAGATTATTATCCTGATAAAAATGAAAATTATTTTCCTGACAAGATCACCAAAGCCATTGATGATGAAAGGCGGATATATTTTAAAAAGGGTAAACATTTTCGCACAACTCATTATCTTTTTATCACCTGGAAGCCGGATATATCAGCGCAGAAAATGGATTCCTTTTTATATACAGAAGAAAAGGATAAACGCCAGAGAACAAAAGGGGATGATGCCGGTGTTAAGGCGTTAAAAACTTTTCAAAATAACCTGATCGAAATAGAGGACAGGCTTTCGTTGTCTTTTCAGCTTCGGCAACTCAAGGATATATACCTCCAAAATGGCATATATTCAGAAATTCTGGAAATTATCAACTTTATTATCACAGGGGAACGCCACAAAATAAAATTGCCGGAGATCCCTATGTATCTTGATTATCTTTTATCCTCTCAAGATATCACCGGCGGCATAGTCCCAAAAATTGCGGATAAATATATAAGCGTCGTTGCCATTGACGGTTTTCCGGCAGAATCTTACCCAATGATGCTGTCTGGTTTAGATTGTTTATCCATACCCTACCGGTTTAACACCCGTTATATCTGTATGGATCAATGGACCGCCTTGCAGCAGATAGAAAATTACAGGAAGGGCTGGTCTCAAAAAATCATTGGTTTTTTTGACAAGCTTTTCAATAACGCCAAAGCAAAACCAAACAAAGATGCCGCCTTGATGGCCGAAGATGCGGAGGAAGCATATTTAATTAATCAATCCGGATTTGTCGGGTTTGGTTATTTTTCCGGGAACATCATTCTTTTAAATGAAGATAAAGAGTTGTTGCAGACGCAAACCAGGGATATCCGGAAAGTGGTTTTATCCCAAGGTTTTTCTGGCCGAGTAGAAACCCTCAACGCACTGGAAGGCTGGCTTGGAACTCATCCGGCCAACAATTATTCTAATCTCCGCCGCATCATTTTACACAGTCTGAATCTTGCTGACATTTTACCATTGTCAACAATATATGCCGGATCAGCTAAAGCCCCCTGTCCTTTTTATCCGCAAGGATCACCGCCGCTTATGTATGCCGCCACAGACGGAGCAACCCCTTTCCGGCTGAACCTGCATATAGGGGATTTAGGCCATACCCTGATTTTTGGCCCTACGGGTGCGGGTAAATCCGTTTTGTTGGCCATGATAGCAGCTCAATTCCGGCGTTATAAAGATGCGTATATTTTTGCATTTGATAAAGGGTTGTCAATGTTTCCCCTGGTCTCTGCAGCAGGCGGCACCCATTATCATA
This genomic window contains:
- a CDS encoding VirB3 family type IV secretion system protein gives rise to the protein MRRIAIHRSLHRADLIMGIERDLLFPIGIAAGVLIVSSGNRPWQILIGLIILSGGFALARKANKKEPILSKVFRQHIRHKKFYPAKDSPKLPHKSIHYNAMSRKEKGLQSLLQYAVMADNGIILCKNGSFLVGYEITTRDTASSTDADLETFSSSISASLKNLGDGFTLHFDCIRSPEDYYPDKNENYFPDKITKAIDDERRIYFKKGKHFRTTHYLFITWKPDISAQKMDSFLYTEEKDKRQRTKGDDAGVKALKTFQNNLIEIEDRLSLSFQLRQLKDIYLQNGIYSEILEIINFIITGERHKIKLPEIPMYLDYLLSSQDITGGIVPKIADKYISVVAIDGFPAESYPMMLSGLDCLSIPYRFNTRYICMDQWTALQQIENYRKGWSQKIIGFFDKLFNNAKAKPNKDAALMAEDAEEAYLINQSGFVGFGYFSGNIILLNEDKELLQTQTRDIRKVVLSQGFSGRVETLNALEGWLGTHPANNYSNLRRIILHSLNLADILPLSTIYAGSAKAPCPFYPQGSPPLMYAATDGATPFRLNLHIGDLGHTLIFGPTGAGKSVLLAMIAAQFRRYKDAYIFAFDKGLSMFPLVSAAGGTHYHIAGDDSRLAFCPLKYIDTDAEQAWAEDWITTLVTLQKVDIKPEHRTAIHDALTQIRNSPDQHRTLSNLYHYIQHQELKEAIQHYTNQGAMGKLLDAPADSMSLEKYTVFEIEELMNLGEENLIPVLLYIFHRIEKAFKGQPSILILDEAWIMLGHPVFQRKIREWLKVLRKANCAVVLATQSLSDAKHSGILDVLSESCPTKIFLPNQDAEKDTQKGLYHGLGLNFTQVKIIAQARPKREYYVTSSQGCRLINLSLSPLALSFAGVSGKEDITAIKNLINEYGPEWPTQWLHARSINIPKI